One window from the genome of Solea solea chromosome 13, fSolSol10.1, whole genome shotgun sequence encodes:
- the cmtm7 gene encoding CKLF-like MARVEL transmembrane domain-containing protein 7 isoform X3, translating into MSHTVITTTSTTTRTSGDSVLNMGYTRTIPGLLKMGQMLALLIVFLCVHCARGWPSWAAFQFFEVVALWFLIALLVFFLMHLCRLQEKMPCINWPLTEFFHYSVGTVLILIASIIAAVKSGSVSALVAASVFGFITTFLMAVSLWTSYSVTCGPHPTGF; encoded by the exons ATGTCGCACACCGTCATCACGACCACGAGCACGACGACCAGGACTTCCGGTGACAGTGTCCTCAACATGGGCTACACCCGGACCATCCCGGGACTGCTGAAGATGGGACAGATG CTTGCTTTGCTCATCGTCTTCCTGTGCGTGCACTGTGCTCGGGGTTGGCCCAGCTGGGCGGCGTTCCAGTTCTTTGAGGTGGTGGCGCTGTGGTTCCTCATCGCCCTCCTCGTCTTCTTCCTAATGCACCTGTGCAGGCTGCAAGAAAAGATGCCCTGCATCAACTGGCCACTGACG gaGTTTTTTCATTACTCAGTTGGGACCGTCCTCATCCTCATCGCCTCCATCATCGCTGCAGTGAAGAGTGGATCAGTTTCAGCACTGGTGGCTGCTTCA gtgTTTGGTTTCATCACAACATTCCTGATGGCCGTTAGTTTGTGGACGTCTTACAGCGTCACCTGTGGCCCTCACCCGACAG GTTTTTAA
- the cmtm7 gene encoding CKLF-like MARVEL transmembrane domain-containing protein 7 isoform X1: MSHTVITTTSTTTRTSGDSVLNMGYTRTIPGLLKMGQMLALLIVFLCVHCARGWPSWAAFQFFEVVALWFLIALLVFFLMHLCRLQEKMPCINWPLTEFFHYSVGTVLILIASIIAAVKSGSVSALVAASVFGFITTFLMAVSLWTSYSVTCGPHPTVCQLGDQRGRMHQTGPSNEVDHFI, from the exons ATGTCGCACACCGTCATCACGACCACGAGCACGACGACCAGGACTTCCGGTGACAGTGTCCTCAACATGGGCTACACCCGGACCATCCCGGGACTGCTGAAGATGGGACAGATG CTTGCTTTGCTCATCGTCTTCCTGTGCGTGCACTGTGCTCGGGGTTGGCCCAGCTGGGCGGCGTTCCAGTTCTTTGAGGTGGTGGCGCTGTGGTTCCTCATCGCCCTCCTCGTCTTCTTCCTAATGCACCTGTGCAGGCTGCAAGAAAAGATGCCCTGCATCAACTGGCCACTGACG gaGTTTTTTCATTACTCAGTTGGGACCGTCCTCATCCTCATCGCCTCCATCATCGCTGCAGTGAAGAGTGGATCAGTTTCAGCACTGGTGGCTGCTTCA gtgTTTGGTTTCATCACAACATTCCTGATGGCCGTTAGTTTGTGGACGTCTTACAGCGTCACCTGTGGCCCTCACCCGACAG TCTGCCAGCTTGGGGATCAGAGAGGGAGGATGCACCAAACTGGGCCATCTAATGAAGTGGACCACTTCATCTGA
- the cmtm7 gene encoding CKLF-like MARVEL transmembrane domain-containing protein 7 isoform X2 gives MSHTVITTTSTTTRTSGDSVLNMGYTRTIPGLLKMGQMLALLIVFLCVHCARGWPSWAAFQFFEVVALWFLIALLVFFLMHLCRLQEKMPCINWPLTEFFHYSVGTVLILIASIIAAVKSGSVSALVAASVFGFITTFLMAVSLWTSYSVTCGPHPTGSSV, from the exons ATGTCGCACACCGTCATCACGACCACGAGCACGACGACCAGGACTTCCGGTGACAGTGTCCTCAACATGGGCTACACCCGGACCATCCCGGGACTGCTGAAGATGGGACAGATG CTTGCTTTGCTCATCGTCTTCCTGTGCGTGCACTGTGCTCGGGGTTGGCCCAGCTGGGCGGCGTTCCAGTTCTTTGAGGTGGTGGCGCTGTGGTTCCTCATCGCCCTCCTCGTCTTCTTCCTAATGCACCTGTGCAGGCTGCAAGAAAAGATGCCCTGCATCAACTGGCCACTGACG gaGTTTTTTCATTACTCAGTTGGGACCGTCCTCATCCTCATCGCCTCCATCATCGCTGCAGTGAAGAGTGGATCAGTTTCAGCACTGGTGGCTGCTTCA gtgTTTGGTTTCATCACAACATTCCTGATGGCCGTTAGTTTGTGGACGTCTTACAGCGTCACCTGTGGCCCTCACCCGACAG gTTCATCCGTGTAA
- the LOC131471270 gene encoding sialic acid-binding Ig-like lectin 15: MSPQTLELIVCVVVTGCVSGRVKVVVSPDVTVLRGEDAVLGCSFTDPRQQRYYSGQITVHWSAKKQNAAPFLTCSGIKDSTPGFTSCLIPEFRFSLNGDPRRGDVSLLIRTTQLGDEGSYFCTVELKDSTSYKKIELQVKAQPQILSLSVVDAHSSPDGAARRLRCEAQGNPRPKIVWLSSSKRMMENQGAESQSGQYGLVSSVPYPKEGEELICRAENALGDAERMYPPCHMTLMITLVVCGVVVLLLLSTGGNVYCRRNRAEGNSADVYENTEADNGDNETSLVYSTVTLPSPASYVLYSPVTVPH, translated from the exons atgtctccacagacactggagctgattgtgtgtgtggtcgtcaCAG GGTGTGTGTCAGGACGTGTGAAGGTGGTGGTGTCTCCGGACGTCACCGTCCTCAGAGGAGAGGACGCGGTCCTCGGCTGCTCCTTTACTGACCCCAGACAGCAGCGTTATTATTCAGGACAGATCACAGTCCACTGGTCggccaaaaaacaaaatgctgctCCATTCCTCACCTGCTCAGGTATAAAAGACTCCACTCCGGGATTTACCAGCTGTTTAATCCCTGAATTCAGATTTTCTCTCAATGGAGACCCGCGGCGAGGAGACGTGTCCCTCCTGATCAGGACCACACAGCTCGGCGATGAGGGTTCATATTTCTGCACAGTGGAACTGAAAGACTCCACTTCCTACAAGAAGATAGAGCTTCAGGTCAAAG cCCAGCCTCAGATCCTCAGTCTTTCAGTGGTGGACGCTCACTCTTCTCCTGATGGCGCCGCCCGGAGGCTGCGGTGTGAGGCGCAGGGAAACCCGAGGCCCAAAATCGTGTGGCTCTCGTCCTCCAAACGAATGATGGAAAACCAGGGGGCGGAGTCGCAGTCGGGTCAGTACGGACTCGTCAGCTCTGTGCCGTATCccaaggagggggaggagctaaTCTGCAGGGCGGAGAATGCGCTGGGTGACGCAGAGAGGATGTACCCACCCTGTCACATGACCCTGATGATAACACTGGTGGTTTGTGGCGtcgtggtgctgctgctgctctctacAGGAGGCAACGTGTACTGCAGGAGGAACAGAG CTGAAGGAAACTCTGCTGATGTTTATGAAAACACTGaagcag aCAACGGAGATAATGAGACGTCGCTGGTTTATTCAACTGTCACTCTGCCAAGCCCCGCCTCCT ATGTGCTGTACTCACCTGTGACTGTTCCACACTGA
- the LOC131471667 gene encoding sialic acid-binding Ig-like lectin 15 — protein sequence MDAGLTCRTRTRTRILTLLFFAVAGLSSGDDGWSINVQPEVRAMDGYPVVLPCTFSHPQHSQHASLQVLWRLGHGPSATVLFRCTCRAGAPTCEPGPQQDQRYRLEGNPREHDLSLRINSATLQDSGRYFCRVEVQGREHVSFEDKMGTRLRVEAPPKILALSVEGSVESGYTALCRVQGSPLPDVQWLGPDDLLQGSLLGPPVHPLGQGAATHYHTVSQLRDVEAGQQYTCSASNPLGKEQATLYVLTPRPPPSVGGASPTLLLLLSVSVGAKVVLLVGMGVWLVQGRTLQGVSCWRK from the exons ATGGACGCTGGTCTGACctgcaggaccaggaccaggaccaggattctGACTCTGCTGTTCTTTGCTGTTGCAG GCCTCAGCTCTGGAGATGACGGCTGGTCCATAAACGTGCAGCCGGAGGTTCGAGCGATGGACGGTTACCCAGTGGTGCTGCCCTGCACCTTCAGCCACCCGCAGCACTCCCAGCATGCCTCGCTGCAGGTGCTGTGGCGTCTTGGTCACGGGCCGAGCGCCACCGTCCTGTTCCGATGCACCTGCCGCGCAGGGGCCCCCACCTGCGAGCCGGGGCCCCAGCAGGACCAGCGCTACCGGCTGGAGGGAAACCCCCGAGAACACGACCTGTCGCTGCGCATCAACAGCGCCACCCTGCAGGACAGCGGGCGCTACTTCTGCAGGGTGGAGGTCCAGGGACGAGAACACGTCAGCTTTGAGGACAAGATGGGGACAAGACTCAGAGTGGAGG CGCCTCCAAAGATCCTGGCTCTGTCAGTAGAGGGCAGCGTTGAGTCCGGGTACACGGCTCTGTGCAGGGTTCAGGGTTCACCACTGCCGGACGTCCAGTGGCTCGGCCCGGATGACCTCCTGCAGGGGTCGCTGCTCGGCCCGCCGGTCCACCCGCTGGGTCAGGGCGCCGCCACTCACTACCACACCGTGAGTCAGCTGAGAGACGTGGAGGCGGGGCAACAGTACACCTGCAGCGCCTCCAACCCTCTGGGCAAAGAGCAGGCCACACTGTATGTCCTGACCCCGCGACCCCCGCCATCCGTGGGCGGGGCTTCACCCACTCTCCTTCTactcctgtctgtgtctgtgggggCAAAGGTCGTCCTGCTGGTGGGGATGGGGGTGTGGCTTGTGCAGGGCAGAACTCTGCAGGGGGTCAGCTGCtggaggaagtga